Proteins from a single region of Streptomyces spectabilis:
- the rpmC gene encoding 50S ribosomal protein L29, producing MSAGTKASELRELGNEELLNKLREAKEELFNLRFQAATGQLENHGRLKAVRKDIARIYTLMRERELGIETVESA from the coding sequence ATGTCGGCCGGTACCAAGGCGTCCGAGCTGCGCGAGCTGGGCAACGAGGAGCTCCTGAACAAGCTCCGCGAGGCCAAGGAAGAGCTGTTCAACCTCCGCTTCCAGGCGGCGACGGGTCAGCTCGAGAACCACGGCCGGCTCAAGGCCGTCCGTAAGGACATCGCGCGGATCTACACCCTGATGCGTGAGCGCGAGCTGGGCATCGAGACGGTGGAGAGCGCCTGA
- the rpsE gene encoding 30S ribosomal protein S5 yields MAGPQRRGSGAGGGERRDRKGRDGGAAAAEKTAYVERVVAINRVAKVVKGGRRFSFTALVVVGDGDGTVGVGYGKAKEVPAAIAKGVEEAKKHFFKVPRIQGTIPHPITGEKAAGVVLLKPASPGTGVIAGGPVRAVLECAGVHDILSKSLGSDNAINIVHATVAALKGLQRPEEIAARRGLPLEDVAPAALLRARAGAGA; encoded by the coding sequence ATGGCTGGACCCCAGCGCCGCGGCAGCGGTGCCGGTGGCGGCGAGCGGCGGGACCGGAAGGGCCGTGACGGCGGCGCAGCTGCCGCCGAGAAGACCGCGTACGTTGAGCGCGTTGTCGCGATCAACCGCGTCGCCAAGGTTGTGAAGGGTGGTCGTCGCTTCAGCTTCACTGCGCTCGTCGTAGTGGGCGATGGCGATGGCACCGTGGGTGTCGGTTACGGCAAGGCCAAGGAGGTGCCGGCCGCCATCGCCAAGGGTGTTGAGGAGGCCAAGAAGCACTTCTTCAAGGTCCCCCGTATCCAGGGCACCATCCCGCACCCGATCACGGGTGAAAAGGCCGCGGGCGTCGTCCTGCTCAAGCCGGCTTCGCCGGGTACCGGTGTTATCGCCGGTGGTCCCGTGCGTGCCGTGCTCGAGTGCGCCGGTGTTCACGACATCCTGTCGAAGTCCCTGGGCTCCGACAACGCGATCAACATCGTGCACGCGACCGTGGCGGCCCTCAAGGGCCTGCAGCGTCCCGAGGAGATCGCGGCTCGCCGTGGTCTGCCCCTCGAGGACGTCGCCCCCGCGGCTCTGCTGCGTGCACGTGCGGGAGCGGGTGCGTAA
- the rpsC gene encoding 30S ribosomal protein S3, which yields MGQKVNPHGFRLGVTTDFKSRWYADKLYKDYVKEDVAIRRMMTSGMERAGISKVEIERTRDRVRVDIHTARPGIVIGRRGAEADRIRGDLEKLTGKQVQLNILEVKNPETDAQLVAQAVAEQLSSRVSFRRAMRKSMQSAMKAGAKGIKIQCGGRLGGAEMSRSEFYREGRVPLHTLRANVDYGFFEAKTTFGRIGVKVWIYKGDVKNIAEVRAENAAARAGNRPARGGNDRPARGGRGGERGGRGRKPQQQSAPAAEAPKAEAPAAAAAPAESTGTEA from the coding sequence ATGGGCCAGAAGGTAAACCCGCACGGGTTCCGGCTCGGTGTCACGACCGACTTCAAGTCGCGTTGGTACGCCGACAAGCTGTACAAGGACTACGTCAAGGAAGACGTCGCCATCCGTCGGATGATGACGTCCGGCATGGAGCGCGCCGGCATCTCGAAGGTGGAGATCGAGCGCACCCGTGACCGCGTGCGTGTGGACATCCACACCGCCCGTCCCGGCATCGTCATCGGCCGCCGTGGCGCCGAGGCCGACCGCATCCGCGGTGACCTCGAGAAGCTCACGGGCAAGCAGGTCCAGCTGAACATCCTCGAGGTCAAGAACCCCGAGACGGACGCTCAGCTCGTGGCCCAGGCCGTCGCGGAGCAGCTGTCCTCCCGCGTCTCCTTCCGCCGTGCCATGCGCAAGAGCATGCAGTCGGCGATGAAGGCCGGCGCCAAGGGCATCAAGATCCAGTGTGGTGGCCGTCTCGGCGGCGCCGAGATGTCCCGCTCGGAGTTCTACCGCGAGGGCCGTGTGCCCCTGCACACGCTCCGCGCGAACGTCGACTACGGCTTCTTCGAGGCCAAGACGACCTTCGGCCGCATCGGCGTGAAGGTCTGGATCTACAAGGGCGACGTCAAGAACATCGCCGAGGTCCGCGCCGAGAACGCCGCTGCCCGCGCCGGCAACCGCCCGGCCCGTGGTGGCAACGACCGCCCGGCCCGCGGTGGCCGTGGTGGCGAGCGTGGCGGCCGCGGCCGCAAGCCGCAGCAGCAGTCCGCGCCGGCTGCCGAGGCCCCCAAGGCCGAGGCTCCCGCCGCCGCTGCCGCTCCGGCTGAGAGCACCGGAACGGAGGCCTGA
- the rplV gene encoding 50S ribosomal protein L22 produces the protein MEARAQARYIRVTPMKARRVVDLIRGMDATEAQAVLRFAPQAASVPVGKVLDSAIANAAHNYDHTDASSLYISEAYVDEGPTLKRFRPRAQGRAYRIRKRTSHITVVVSSKEGTR, from the coding sequence ATGGAAGCCAGGGCCCAGGCGCGGTACATCCGCGTCACGCCCATGAAGGCCCGCCGCGTGGTGGACCTCATCCGTGGCATGGATGCCACGGAGGCTCAGGCGGTCCTGCGTTTCGCCCCGCAGGCCGCCAGCGTGCCGGTCGGCAAGGTGCTGGACAGCGCCATCGCCAACGCCGCGCACAACTACGACCACACGGACGCCTCGTCGCTGTACATCAGCGAGGCGTACGTGGACGAGGGTCCGACCCTGAAGCGGTTCCGTCCGCGCGCCCAGGGCCGTGCCTACCGGATCCGTAAGCGGACCAGCCACATCACCGTGGTCGTCAGCAGCAAGGAAGGAACCCGGTAA
- a CDS encoding type Z 30S ribosomal protein S14, whose amino-acid sequence MAKKALIAKAARKPKFGVRGYTRCQRCGRPHSVYRKFGLCRVCLREMAHRGELPGVTKSSW is encoded by the coding sequence ATGGCGAAGAAGGCTCTGATCGCTAAGGCTGCTCGCAAGCCCAAGTTCGGTGTGCGTGGCTACACCCGCTGCCAGCGCTGCGGCCGCCCGCACTCCGTGTACCGCAAGTTCGGCCTGTGCCGCGTGTGCCTTCGTGAGATGGCTCACCGTGGCGAGCTGCCGGGCGTGACCAAGAGCTCCTGGTAA
- the rplP gene encoding 50S ribosomal protein L16, with protein MLIPRRVKHRKQHHPKRSGMSKGGTQVAFGEYGIQAMGPAYVTNRQIEAARIAMTRHIKRGGKVWINIYPDRPLTKKPAETRMGSGKGSPEWWIANVKPGRVMFELSYPNEKIAREALTRAAHKLPMKCRIVKREAGEA; from the coding sequence ATGCTGATCCCCCGTAGGGTCAAGCACCGCAAGCAGCACCACCCCAAGCGCTCTGGCATGAGCAAGGGTGGCACGCAGGTTGCGTTCGGTGAGTACGGCATCCAGGCCATGGGCCCGGCGTACGTCACCAACCGTCAGATCGAGGCCGCGCGTATCGCGATGACCCGCCACATCAAGCGTGGCGGCAAGGTCTGGATCAACATCTACCCGGACCGTCCGCTCACGAAGAAGCCGGCCGAGACCCGCATGGGTTCCGGTAAGGGTTCGCCGGAGTGGTGGATCGCCAACGTCAAGCCCGGACGCGTCATGTTCGAGCTGTCGTACCCCAACGAGAAGATCGCCCGTGAGGCGCTGACCCGTGCGGCCCACAAGCTGCCGATGAAGTGCCGGATCGTCAAGCGCGAGGCAGGTGAAGCGTGA
- the rplX gene encoding 50S ribosomal protein L24: protein MKIKKGDLVQVITGKDKGKQGKVIAAYPREERVLVEGVNRVKKHTKAGPTASGSQAGGIVTTEAPVHVSNVQLVVEKDGNKVVTRVGYRFDDEGNKIRVAKRTGEDI from the coding sequence ATGAAGATCAAGAAGGGCGACCTGGTCCAGGTCATCACCGGTAAGGACAAGGGCAAGCAGGGCAAGGTCATTGCCGCTTACCCGCGCGAGGAGCGCGTCCTGGTCGAGGGTGTCAACCGGGTCAAGAAGCACACGAAGGCCGGCCCGACCGCCAGCGGCTCGCAGGCCGGCGGCATCGTGACCACCGAGGCCCCCGTCCACGTCTCCAACGTCCAGCTGGTCGTGGAGAAGGACGGCAACAAGGTCGTCACGCGCGTCGGTTACCGCTTCGACGACGAGGGCAACAAGATCCGCGTTGCCAAGCGGACGGGTGAGGACATCTGA
- the secY gene encoding preprotein translocase subunit SecY, whose translation MLTAFARAFKTPDLRKKLLFTLGIIVIYRLGTHIPIPGVDYTNVQKCIDQANANQGLFGLVNMFSGGALLQITIFALGIMPYITASIILQLLTVVIPRLEALKKEGQAGTAKITQYTRYLTIALAVLQGTGLVATARTGTLFQGCSVASQIVPEQSIFVTITMVITMTAGTAAVMWLGELITDRGIGNGMSILMFISIAATFPAALWGIKKSGSLADGWIEFGTVILVGLFMVGLVVFVEQAQRRIPVQYAKRMIGRRSYGGTSTYIPLKVNQAGIIPVIFASSLLYIPALVAQFAGGQSGWKTWIEQNLTKGDHPIYIVTYFVLIVFFAFFYVAISFNPEEVADNMKKYGGFIPGIRAGRPTAEYLSYVLNRITWPGSLYLGLIALVPTMALVGFGANQNFPFGGTSILIIVGVGLETVKQIESQLQQRNYEGFLR comes from the coding sequence GTGCTCACCGCGTTCGCCCGGGCGTTCAAGACGCCCGACCTGCGCAAGAAGCTGCTCTTCACGCTCGGCATCATCGTGATCTACCGGCTCGGGACGCATATCCCGATCCCGGGCGTCGACTACACGAATGTCCAGAAGTGCATTGACCAGGCGAACGCCAACCAGGGCCTGTTCGGCCTGGTCAACATGTTCAGCGGTGGCGCACTGCTGCAGATCACGATCTTCGCGCTCGGCATCATGCCGTACATCACGGCGAGCATCATCTTGCAGCTGTTGACCGTGGTGATCCCGCGCCTGGAAGCCCTCAAGAAGGAGGGCCAGGCGGGCACGGCCAAGATCACGCAGTACACGCGCTATCTGACCATCGCCCTTGCCGTCCTGCAGGGCACCGGCCTGGTGGCCACCGCTCGCACCGGCACCCTGTTCCAGGGCTGCTCGGTCGCCTCGCAGATCGTCCCCGAACAGTCGATCTTCGTCACCATCACGATGGTCATCACCATGACCGCCGGTACGGCCGCCGTCATGTGGCTCGGTGAGCTCATCACCGACCGCGGCATCGGCAACGGCATGTCGATCCTGATGTTCATCTCGATCGCCGCGACCTTCCCCGCCGCCCTGTGGGGCATCAAGAAGTCGGGTTCCCTGGCCGACGGCTGGATCGAGTTCGGCACCGTCATCCTCGTCGGCCTGTTCATGGTCGGCCTGGTGGTCTTCGTCGAGCAGGCCCAGCGCCGCATTCCGGTGCAGTACGCGAAGCGCATGATCGGCCGCAGGTCCTACGGCGGTACGTCGACGTACATCCCGCTGAAGGTCAACCAGGCGGGCATCATCCCTGTGATCTTCGCCTCGTCGCTGCTGTACATCCCCGCGCTCGTCGCCCAGTTCGCCGGTGGTCAGTCCGGCTGGAAGACGTGGATCGAGCAGAACCTGACCAAGGGTGACCACCCGATTTACATCGTCACCTACTTCGTCCTGATCGTCTTCTTCGCCTTCTTCTACGTGGCGATCTCCTTCAACCCGGAGGAAGTCGCGGACAACATGAAGAAGTATGGTGGCTTCATCCCGGGCATCCGGGCTGGCCGACCGACCGCTGAGTACCTGAGCTACGTACTCAACCGGATCACCTGGCCGGGCTCGCTGTATCTGGGTCTGATCGCTCTTGTGCCAACGATGGCGTTGGTGGGCTTCGGGGCCAACCAGAACTTCCCCTTCGGTGGAACGAGCATCCTCATCATCGTGGGTGTGGGCCTGGAGACCGTGAAGCAGATCGAGAGCCAGCTCCAGCAGCGCAACTACGAAGGGTTCCTCCGCTGA
- the rplE gene encoding 50S ribosomal protein L5, protein MTTTTTPRLKTKYRDEIKSKLQEEFSYENVMQIPGLVKIVVNMGVGDAARDSKLMDGAVRDLTTITGQKPAITKARKSIAQFKLREGQPIGAHVTLRGDRMWEFLDRTLSLALPRIRDFRGLSPKQFDGRGNYTFGLTEQVMFHEIDQDKIDRVRGMDITVVTTATNDAEGRALLRHLGFPFKEA, encoded by the coding sequence ATGACGACCACCACCACTCCGCGTCTCAAGACGAAGTACCGCGACGAGATCAAGTCGAAGCTGCAGGAAGAGTTCTCCTACGAGAACGTCATGCAGATCCCCGGCCTCGTCAAGATCGTGGTGAACATGGGTGTCGGCGACGCCGCCCGTGACTCCAAGCTCATGGACGGTGCCGTCCGTGACCTGACCACGATCACCGGTCAGAAGCCGGCCATCACCAAGGCCCGCAAGTCCATCGCGCAGTTCAAGCTGCGCGAGGGTCAGCCGATCGGTGCCCACGTCACGCTCCGTGGCGACCGCATGTGGGAGTTCCTGGACCGCACCCTGTCGCTGGCGCTGCCGCGTATCCGCGACTTCCGTGGTCTGTCCCCCAAGCAGTTCGACGGCCGTGGCAACTACACCTTCGGTCTCACGGAGCAGGTCATGTTCCACGAGATCGACCAGGACAAGATCGACCGTGTCCGGGGTATGGACATCACCGTGGTCACCACGGCGACCAACGACGCTGAGGGCCGCGCGCTCCTTCGTCACCTCGGCTTCCCGTTCAAGGAGGCGTGA
- the rplR gene encoding 50S ribosomal protein L18 gives MAYGVKIAKGDAYKRAAIKRRHIRIRKHISGTAERPRLVVTRSNRHIVAQVIDDIQGHTLASASTLDASIRGGSDDKSAQAGKVGALVAERAKAAGVEAVVFDRGGNRYAGRIAALADAAREAGLKF, from the coding sequence ATGGCATACGGTGTCAAGATTGCTAAGGGCGACGCTTACAAGCGTGCTGCCATCAAGCGTCGTCACATCCGGATCCGTAAGCACATCTCGGGTACGGCTGAGCGTCCGCGCCTGGTCGTGACGCGCTCCAACCGCCACATCGTGGCCCAGGTCATCGACGACATCCAGGGTCACACCCTGGCGTCGGCGTCGACCCTGGACGCGTCCATCCGTGGTGGCTCGGACGACAAGTCGGCGCAGGCCGGCAAGGTCGGCGCCCTGGTCGCCGAGCGTGCCAAGGCCGCCGGTGTCGAGGCTGTCGTGTTCGACCGTGGCGGTAACCGGTACGCGGGTCGCATCGCGGCCCTGGCCGACGCCGCCCGCGAGGCCGGGCTCAAGTTCTGA
- the rpsS gene encoding 30S ribosomal protein S19, whose protein sequence is MPRSLKKGPFVDDHLIKKVDVQNEAGTKNVIKTWSRRSMIVPAMLGHTIAVHNGKTHIPVFVTESMVGHKLGEFSPTRTFRGHVKDDRKSKRR, encoded by the coding sequence ATGCCTCGTAGCCTGAAGAAGGGGCCCTTCGTCGACGACCACCTGATCAAGAAGGTGGATGTCCAGAACGAAGCCGGCACCAAGAACGTCATCAAGACCTGGTCCCGCCGCTCGATGATCGTCCCGGCCATGCTCGGCCACACGATCGCGGTGCACAACGGCAAGACCCACATCCCGGTGTTCGTCACCGAGTCGATGGTCGGCCACAAGCTCGGCGAGTTCTCGCCGACGCGCACCTTCCGGGGTCACGTCAAGGACGACCGGAAGTCGAAGCGCCGCTAA
- the rplF gene encoding 50S ribosomal protein L6, with product MSRIGKLPITVPAGVDVTIDGQTVQVKGPKGTLNHTVVSPIEIAKGEDGVLNVTRPNDERQNKALHGLSRTLVANMITGVTQGYVKKLEISGVGYRVLAKGSNLEFSLGYSHPILVEAPEGISFKVESPTKFSVEGIDKQKVGEVAANIRKLRKPDPYKAKGVKYEGEVIRRKVGKAGK from the coding sequence ATGTCGCGTATTGGCAAGCTCCCCATCACGGTTCCCGCCGGCGTGGACGTCACCATCGACGGCCAGACGGTCCAGGTGAAGGGCCCCAAGGGCACCCTGAACCACACCGTCGTGTCGCCGATCGAGATCGCTAAGGGTGAGGACGGCGTTCTGAACGTCACCCGCCCGAACGACGAGCGTCAGAACAAGGCCCTGCACGGCCTGTCCCGCACGCTGGTGGCGAACATGATCACCGGTGTGACCCAGGGTTACGTGAAGAAGCTCGAGATCAGCGGTGTCGGTTACCGCGTCCTGGCGAAGGGCTCCAACCTGGAGTTCTCGCTCGGCTACAGCCACCCGATCCTGGTCGAGGCGCCCGAGGGCATCTCGTTCAAGGTCGAGTCGCCGACCAAGTTCTCGGTCGAGGGCATCGACAAGCAGAAGGTCGGCGAGGTTGCGGCCAACATCCGCAAGCTGCGCAAGCCTGACCCGTACAAGGCCAAGGGCGTCAAGTACGAGGGCGAAGTCATCCGCCGCAAGGTCGGAAAGGCGGGTAAGTAA
- the rplN gene encoding 50S ribosomal protein L14, with translation MIQQESRLRVADNTGAKEILTIRVLGGSGRRYAGIGDVIVATVKDAIPGGNVKKGDVVKAVIVRTVKERRRPDGSYIRFDENAAVILKNDGDPRGTRIFGPVGRELREKKFMKIISLAPEVL, from the coding sequence GTGATCCAGCAGGAGTCGCGACTTCGCGTCGCCGACAACACGGGTGCGAAGGAAATCCTCACCATCCGTGTTCTCGGTGGCTCGGGTCGCCGCTACGCGGGCATCGGTGACGTCATCGTCGCCACCGTCAAGGACGCAATCCCCGGTGGCAACGTGAAGAAGGGTGACGTCGTCAAGGCGGTCATCGTTCGCACCGTCAAGGAGCGCCGCCGTCCGGACGGCTCGTACATCCGCTTCGACGAGAACGCCGCCGTCATTCTGAAGAACGACGGCGACCCTCGCGGCACCCGTATCTTCGGCCCGGTGGGCCGTGAGCTGCGCGAGAAGAAGTTCATGAAGATCATCTCGCTCGCGCCGGAGGTGCTGTAA
- the rpsH gene encoding 30S ribosomal protein S8, giving the protein MTMTDPIADMLTRLRNANSAYHDTVAMPHSKIKSHIAEILQQEGFITGWKVEDAEVGKNLVLELKFGPNRERSIAGIKRISKPGLRVYAKSTNLPKVLGGLGVAIISTSHGLLTGQQAGKKGVGGEVLAYVW; this is encoded by the coding sequence ATGACCATGACTGATCCGATCGCAGACATGCTTACGCGTCTGCGGAACGCGAACTCGGCGTACCACGACACCGTGGCGATGCCGCACAGCAAGATCAAGTCGCACATCGCGGAGATCCTCCAGCAGGAGGGTTTCATCACGGGCTGGAAGGTCGAGGACGCCGAGGTCGGCAAGAACCTCGTCCTCGAGCTCAAGTTCGGGCCGAACCGTGAGCGCTCCATCGCGGGCATCAAGCGGATCTCGAAGCCTGGTCTGCGCGTGTACGCGAAGTCCACCAACCTGCCGAAGGTGCTCGGCGGCCTGGGCGTGGCCATCATCTCCACGTCGCACGGTCTGCTCACCGGCCAGCAGGCGGGCAAGAAGGGCGTGGGTGGGGAAGTCCTCGCCTACGTCTGGTAG
- the rplB gene encoding 50S ribosomal protein L2 — protein sequence MGIRKYKPTTPGRRGSSVADFVEVTRSTPEKSLVRPLHSKGGRNNAGRVTVRHQGGGHKRAYRVIDFRRHDKDGVPAKVAHIEYDPNRTARIALLHYADGEKRYIIAPRNLSQGDRVENGPGADIKPGNNLALRNIPVGTTIHAIELRPGGGAKFARSAGASVQLLAKEGSMAHLRMPSGEIRLVDVRCRATIGEVGNAEQSNINWGKAGRKRWLGVRPTVRGVVMNPVDHPHGGGEGKTSGGRHPVSPWGKKEGRTRSPKKASNKYIVRRRKTNKKR from the coding sequence ATGGGAATCCGCAAGTACAAGCCGACGACGCCGGGCCGCCGTGGCTCCTCCGTCGCCGACTTCGTCGAGGTCACGCGGTCCACGCCGGAGAAGTCGCTGGTCCGCCCGCTGCACAGCAAGGGCGGCCGTAACAACGCCGGTCGTGTGACCGTTCGCCACCAGGGTGGCGGACACAAGCGCGCCTACCGCGTGATCGACTTCCGTCGTCACGACAAGGACGGCGTGCCGGCGAAGGTCGCGCACATCGAGTACGACCCGAACCGCACCGCGCGCATCGCCCTGCTGCACTACGCAGACGGCGAGAAGCGCTACATCATCGCTCCGCGCAACCTGTCGCAGGGTGACCGGGTTGAGAACGGCCCTGGCGCCGACATCAAGCCCGGCAACAACCTGGCGCTGCGCAACATCCCGGTCGGTACCACGATCCACGCGATCGAGCTCCGTCCGGGCGGCGGCGCCAAGTTCGCCCGCTCCGCGGGTGCCTCGGTGCAGCTGCTCGCGAAGGAGGGCTCGATGGCCCACCTGCGCATGCCGTCGGGCGAGATCCGTCTGGTCGACGTTCGCTGCCGCGCCACCATCGGTGAGGTCGGCAACGCCGAGCAGTCGAACATCAACTGGGGTAAGGCCGGCCGCAAGCGCTGGCTGGGCGTCCGTCCCACCGTTCGCGGTGTCGTGATGAACCCGGTTGACCACCCGCACGGTGGTGGTGAGGGCAAGACCTCCGGTGGTCGTCACCCGGTCTCGCCCTGGGGCAAGAAGGAAGGCCGTACTCGTTCGCCCAAGAAGGCGTCGAACAAGTACATCGTCCGCCGCCGCAAGACGAACAAGAAGCGCTAA
- the rplO gene encoding 50S ribosomal protein L15: protein MAENNPLKIHNLRPAPGAKTAKTRVGRGEASKGKTAGRGTKGTKARYQVPERFEGGQMPLHMRLPKLKGFKNPFKTEYQVVNLDKLTALYPEGGEVTVADLVAKGAVRKNSLVKVLGQGEVTVALQVTVDAVSGSAKEKITAAGGTVTELV from the coding sequence ATGGCGGAGAACAACCCGCTGAAGATCCACAACCTCCGTCCGGCCCCCGGCGCCAAGACCGCCAAGACCCGTGTCGGTCGTGGTGAGGCGTCGAAGGGTAAGACGGCCGGTCGTGGTACGAAGGGCACGAAGGCCCGCTACCAGGTTCCGGAGCGCTTCGAGGGTGGCCAGATGCCCCTCCACATGCGTCTCCCGAAGCTGAAGGGCTTCAAGAACCCGTTCAAGACCGAGTACCAGGTCGTCAACCTGGACAAGCTCACCGCCCTCTACCCCGAGGGTGGCGAGGTCACGGTGGCCGACCTGGTCGCCAAGGGCGCCGTTCGCAAGAACAGCCTTGTCAAGGTCCTCGGCCAGGGTGAGGTCACCGTGGCGCTGCAGGTGACGGTTGACGCCGTCTCCGGCTCCGCCAAGGAGAAGATCACCGCCGCAGGCGGCACCGTCACCGAGCTCGTCTGA
- the rpsQ gene encoding 30S ribosomal protein S17 — protein MSESNVTEETKAARGFRKTREGLVVSDKMDKTVVVAVEDRVKHALYGKVIRRTNKLKAHDEQNAAGVGDRVLLAETRPLSATKRWRVVEILEKAK, from the coding sequence ATGAGCGAGAGCAACGTGACTGAAGAGACGAAGGCCGCGCGCGGCTTCCGCAAGACCCGCGAGGGTCTGGTCGTCAGCGACAAGATGGACAAGACCGTCGTCGTCGCCGTCGAGGACCGCGTCAAGCACGCGCTGTACGGCAAGGTCATCCGCCGTACGAACAAGCTCAAGGCGCACGACGAGCAGAACGCTGCGGGCGTCGGCGACCGTGTCCTCCTCGCGGAGACCCGGCCGCTGTCCGCGACGAAGCGCTGGCGCGTCGTCGAGATCCTCGAGAAGGCCAAGTAA
- the rpmD gene encoding 50S ribosomal protein L30, with protein sequence MAQLKITQTKSYIGSKQNHRDTLRSLGLKGINTQVVKEDRPEFRGMVHTVRHLVTVEEV encoded by the coding sequence ATGGCTCAGCTCAAGATCACGCAGACGAAGTCGTACATCGGCAGCAAGCAGAACCACCGCGACACCCTGCGTTCCCTTGGTCTCAAGGGGATCAACACGCAGGTCGTCAAGGAGGACCGCCCCGAGTTCCGCGGCATGGTGCACACCGTCCGCCACCTCGTGACGGTTGAGGAGGTCTGA